A window from Vigna angularis cultivar LongXiaoDou No.4 chromosome 7, ASM1680809v1, whole genome shotgun sequence encodes these proteins:
- the LOC108336627 gene encoding uncharacterized protein LOC108336627, giving the protein MDGGSCTNVANTRVIDKLKLPTIAHAKPYKLQWLSEEGEILVNKQVHISFSIGKCQDEVLCDVVPMEATHILLGRLWQFHRNVQHDGLTNRMSFTYQGRKVILKPLTPKEILEDHLIMKSKRGEEKQKVKHNCLISHKEIFKVIENKDPIFCVFPSQCLTSTPVLRSSKLDSLLEEFQDVFQDPSKGLPPLRGIEHQIDFIPRASLPNRPTYRTNSMEIQEIQRQV; this is encoded by the coding sequence ATGGATGGGGGAAGTTGTACTAATGTGGCTAACACTCGTGTAATTGACAAACTCAAGCTGCCCACTATTGCGCATGCCAAGCCCTACAAGCTTCAATGGTTAAGTGAGGAGGGTGAAATCTTGGTCAATAAACAAGTCCATATTTCCTTTTCCATTGGCAAGTGCCAAGATGAGGTTCTTTGTGATGTTGTACCCATGGAAGCAACTCACATTCTATTAGGAAGACTATGGCAATTTCATAGAAATGTTCAACATGATGGTCTTACTAATAGAATGTCTTTTACTTACCAAGGGCGCAAGGTCATCTTAAAACCTCTAACTCCAAAGGAAATACTTGAGGACCACCTCATCATGAAGTCCAAGAGAGGTGAAGAAAAGCAGAAGGTCAAGCATAATTGCCTCATCTCTCATAAAGAGATAtttaaagttattgaaaataaaGACCCTATCTTTTGTGTTTTTCCTTCCCAGTGTCTCACATCCACTCCTGTCCTTAGGTCTTCTAAGTTAGATAGTTTGCTAGAGGAGTTCCAAGATGTGTTTCAAGATCCTTCAAAAGGTTTACCACCTCTTAGAGGAATTGAACACCAAATTGATTTTATACCAAGAGCTTCTCTTCCAAACCGTCCGACTTATAGAACAAATTCCATGGAAATCCAAGAAATTCAAAGACAAGTATAG